The segment TCAGGATCGGTTGGACTCACTCGGTGGCATACATGCGGTCGCTCAATGAGATAATCAACCAGGTTTTGCTGACTCCACCGACACCCGTTACGATTGTACAAGGCTCGCCAGATCGGCGCGATTTACCATTTGGGATGGAACAGAGCGAACGGACTGATTTCGCTGTGATACTTCACATCCACCATCGTTCCCTGTAGTTTCCAATGCTCTTGGGAATGAATTCCAAACGGAGTCCAAATCCAACCACCATGAACTCGGTAGCTGTAAGGACCGTACATCGCACGATAACGGTGCGGGTACAACATTTCGTGTGGATCCATCGCCTGGTTGGTGATCACAGTCGAACCGACGCGAGCCGGTACAAACGGTGATGGGCTCGGATACAAGGGTGCGTTCAAGTAGGGATACCCATCTGAGGCCGTATGGACTCCCCCCATTTGGGACGGAGGACCATCGATGTGATGAGGTATTGGTTGAGACACCGTTTGCATACGAGAAATGGGAACGGGTTGCGTTGGTCGGTAAACGACCTGATCCGCAGCCTGTGCGGTGAGTGACCAGACGCTGAGGATCATCCCTGTCAGCATGGCCAGTTTTAATTCTAAACGAGGCATTTCATACTCCTTCCTGCCAATATTGTCCCGGAGAGATTCAACTCGGGTCCGATCTTCGCCAGTTTGCTCCGAACTGGTTTCGACCTGTAACAGGACCTTTTGGATTCCGGGATGTTCAATTATTCGGCTGGTAGCGATTCAATCGGTGAATCATTATGCATGCTCGATAGCGATTACACCCCTGATTCCACTGGGGGGGGCAGTGCAACAGTCACAACCCTGAAAGGTATAAAAGTTTGCCACAAGGCAGTACAACCCGGACCCTTCAGCTCAACCACAAATCCGCTATAATCCGAATACTTTGACATTTCGAAGAGATTGAAGAGAATGGGTTTCGCGTCCGATTTGTAGGGAGAAGGGGGTAGCTTGCCGAACCTTTGTTTTCATTCGTCTCAGGCAAAACCCTTTAAAACACGGATTTCACAGCTTCAACAGGGCAGTCGGGACCAAAGAGAATGGCGGAATAAGCATAAACACCACGCCTGAAGCCTCCCTGTTTGGCACGGACAAATTCAATTGTATTTGGGGCAGATGATCGTGGGTAAAGCTGTCAGCATGGCAATGTCAGGTTCGACTCCCTTTCTTAATGATCTCCAGATCGAAAACCAAAACTCAGTTATAGTAACAAGCAGAATTCGTCACCGGATTCTCAAAGGAAAACACCGTTGGCTAAGAAACGACGTTCTACTTCTTCCGTTCCTCAAGAGCAAAACACGGATAACATCAAGTATGTTTCCCTCAGTCAGGAGACACGGCGACGCTATCTGAACTACGCTCTCTCCGTGATCACCTCTCGTGCTCTGCCTGATGTGCGAGATGGCCTGAAACCGGTGCAGAGACGAATTCTGTATGTCATGTTCGCCGACCTGCGATTAACCTTTGATGCCAAGACCCGCAAGTCCGCTAAGATTACAGGGGATACCACTGGGGGGTATCACCCACACGGAGACATGGCCGTTTATGACGCCATGGTTCGTCTGGCACAGGACTTCACGTTGCGGTATCCGTTAATCAATGGTCAGGGTAATTTCGGTTCGATCATGGGGCTGCCCGCAGCTGCTGCACGTTACACTGAAGCCAAGTTAACGTTGATCGCGGAAGAGTTGCTTAATGAAATCCGGAGTCGCACAGTCGACATGCGGACGAACTACGACGGAACACGTAACGAACCCGTCGTGCTCCCAGCCCGGTTCCCGAACATTCTTGTGAATGGAACTTCCGGTATTGCGGTGGGAATGGCAACGAACATCCCTCCCCACAACTTAACAGAGGTCGCCAATGCCTGCCAGTTTCTGATTACGAATCCAGAAGCAACCGTGGCACAGGTCATGAAATATATTAAGGGTCCGGACTTCCCTCTGGGTGGCCGAATCGTAACGGACCGCACCACGATTCGAAAAGCTTACGAAGAAGGTCGGGGATCCGTCAAAGTTCGTGGCGAATGGCGGTTCGACAAAGAGAAGAAGGTAGAAAACCCAAACAAGATTGTCATCTACACGATCCCTTACGGAATTGAGTCCGGGAATTTTGTGAATGACCTCGGGGATATCGTCGCCAATCGCAAGCTTCCACAGTTAGTAGACGTCTCGGATGAAACGAATGACGAGAACGGACTTCGCATCGTCCTCGATATCAAACCCGGGTCCGACATCGACGCCGTTATGGCGTACCTTTATAAACATACAAATTTTGAGCAGAACTTCTCGCTCAACCTGACTTGCCTTGTTCCCGACGAACAGGGAGGTACGATCCCAGCCCGCTTGAGTCTGGTACAGATCCTGAAGGAATTTCTTGATTTCCGTTTCAAAACCATTACCAGGCGTTTTGAGTATCAGCTGGAACAACTGGAGAAACGCATTCACATCCTGAACGGGATGGTATTGATCTTTAAAGGCTTGGACCGAGCCTTGAAGATCATTCGCAACAGTAGTGGAAAACAAGACGCCGCCGTTAAATTGATGGCAGAGTTTCCGCTGGATGAAATCCAGACCTATGCGATTCTGGAATTACAATTGTACCGCATTTCGCAGCTCGAGATTGATAACATCAATGAAGAGCTGAGACAGAAAGAGGCCGAAGCAGAAACGATTCGTAAGATTCTGGCTTCGCCGAAAAAACTCTGGAAAGTGGTCAGCACCGAGTTACAGGATCTGACAGATAAGTTTGGCGACAAACGCCGCACATCGATTGGCAACGTTGAAGAAATAGTCGAGTACGATCCGCAAGCATATATCGTCAAGGAAAACACCAATGTGGTGGTGACGCGCGAAGGCTGGGTCAAACGTGTTGGTCGCCTGCAGAAGGTTGAAAGCACTCGAGTACGTGAAGGAGACACGGTATTGAACGTGATTCCGACAAGTACGCTGGACCAGATCATCTTTTTCGCCAGTGACGGAGCAGCTTACACGATCACTGCCGATCAGATCCCCGCTTCCTCAGGATATGGTGAGCCCCTGGCGAAACATGTTCGACTGGGAGATGGAGTCAACATCGTCGCTGCCATTTCAACGGATTCCCGTTTCACGGATGAAGACTTCGAATATCATGGGTATCCCGTTCCGGGACCATACCTCTTTGTCGCCACGGAACGCGGACAGGTCTTGCACATTCCATTGACTAACTTCCGCCAGCCCTCCACCAAAGCGGGCCGCCGTTATTGCCGGTTGGGTAAAGGAGATCGCGTGGTGTTCGTTCGATTGATCGGAGAGGCCGAAACAGTCTTCCTCGCATCTGAAATGGCTAGAGTTGTTCACTTTTCACTGGAAGATGTACCGGTCCTTTCCAGCGCCGGCAAAGGGGTCCGTGGTATTAGACTCGATTCGAAGGATAAACTGCTGGGAGCTGCACTAATGGCTCGTCCGAGTGATACACTAAAAGTTATGAACTCCAACGACAAGCTTGTGAGCATGGGACAGACGAAGTACACCGTCACCTCTCGCGGAGGTAAAGGGGTCCGGACCAGCATGCGAAGTACCTTCAAAGAACTAATACCACCTGAAATTGAGCTGATCGACTGGGCAACGATGGAAGAAACTTAAACAGCCATCCTGCTCCGACTTCGGACTCTTTACATTTCTGTTTTCTTATTCTGATAGTAAAAAACATATTATGGCAACAGCGACCGATAACTCATATCAAGCAGACGACATTGAAGTTCTCGAAGGACTGGAAGCGGTTCGTCGTCGACCCTCCATGTATATTGGAGGAGTCGACTCTCGCGGCTTGCACCACCTGCTCTGGGAAATCGTCGATAACTCGGTCGACGAGTTTCTCGCGGGTGAAGCGAACCTGATTACGGTCACACTACATAAAGATGCCTGTTCGATGACGGTCGGCGACAATGGTCGTGGTATTCCGGTCGACACACATTCCAAAACAAAGAAGTCGGCTCTCGAGCTGATTCTGACGACGTTGCATGCGGGGGGAAAGTTTTCAAATAAGAACTATGCTCGCAGCGGTGGGCTGCACGGGGTGGGTTCCTCCGTCGTTAATGCACTGTCATCGGAATTGGTGGCGACCGTGCATCGTGACGGCCATGAATGGATGCAGCGTTTTAAATTTGGCAAAAAGACGACCCCCGTAAAGAAAGTCCGTAAATTTCGTGGGCACGGGACAAGCATTTTCTTTCGTCCAGATGAAAGCATCTTCAAGCGAATTCATTTCAATAGTGATATGATTCGCCAGCACCTGGAAGATATTTCATACATCCATGGTGGACTGACCATCAAGCTTTTTGATGAGCCCAAAAAAGAGACTTATGAACTGAGCCATCCCGATGGTATTCGTTCTTATCTGGAAAAACTCACGACAGAGACATCTAAGAAACCAATTCACGACCAGCGATTCTTTGCTGAGAAAGAAGATGGCGATGTTAAAACCGAGTGCACTTTCTGCTGGACGGAAGCGACGGACGAACATATCCGTAGTTACGTGAACGGTATTCGCACCCATGGTGGCGGAACACACGAATCCGGTTTTCGCGCAGGTGTTGCCAAAGCGGTTAAGAATTACATGGATGTCCATGACATCAAACACAAAGGGATTACGATTAGTAACGACGACATCCGTGAAGGAATTGTCGGTGTCGTTTCTCTGTTTCATGGCGACCCGATGTTCCAGGGCCAGACTAAGGAGAAACTGAACAATCCGGAAGTCAGCTCGATCGTCGAAGGCCTGGTACGCTCCGGTGTCGAAAACTGGATGAATAATAACTCGTCGATCGCAGATTCTGTAATTGGTCGAATTGTTCTTGCCGCGCGGGCAAGAATGGCAAGTCGGCAGGCGATTTCTGAAGTACGCCGTAAGACGGCCTCCACTAGAAAGAGCACTTTGCCTGGAAAATTGCTCGACTGCCAGGCATCCTCCACAGAGGACTCCGAACTATTCATCGTAGAAGGAGACTCGGCGGGCGGAACCGCGGTGATGGGACGGAACAGTCGAACCCAAGCCGTCCTGCCTCTGCGAGGCAAGATTCTCAACACAGAATCATTGACGCTCAATAAGATCATGAATAACCAGGAAGTCAAAGACCTGGTTCAGACACTTGGCACGGGCATCGGGCCGAATTTCGATGTGCATCAACTACGATACGGTCGCATTATTTTGCTGATGGATGCCGACAGCGATGGTTATCACATCAGCACGCTGCTGCTGACTTTCTTCTTCCGTCATATGCTGGAAATCATTCGGCAAGGTCGACTGTTTATTGCACAGCCGCCTCTTTACCGAATCGCCGTAGGAAAGGAAGTACTGTACGCTCAGGACGACGCCCATAAGGAAGAGATTATCTCCAACATTCCCGCCAACCGAAAAACCGAAGTAACCCGCTTCAAAGGTCTTGGCGAGATGGATGCGAAGCAATTGAAAGAGACCACACTCGACCCTACCAAACGAATTCTGCTGCGAGTCGAAATCGAGAATGAACTCGAAGCCGATAGTACGTTCGCTCAACTCCTGGGGAAAGATGCTTCAGAGCGTTACCGGATCATTATGGACGAGTCCAGCTTCGCCGATGATATCGACGTTTAAACTCGACCGACTTTTTCTTTACCGACTTTTCTTTTAATTGCATTCAACCGGATGAATTTCAGGTAATTGACCAGAGATCGAGATCGTCACTGAGATCGAAGTCGCCATCGTCGTCTGTGGTTTCGGATTTTGACTTTGATGGACTCGAATCGGATTCGTCATCGACTTGTTCAACAACAGGTTCCTTTTCGGCGACAGTTTCGACCTCCGGTTCGTCCTGATTCTGTTCAGTTTCAGCATCTTCCCTGGCTTGTAACTTCTTTTGTTCTTCTGCGGCAGCTTCAGCAGCCTCTTCTTCTTTGCGACGTTCTTCTGCGGCAAGAATTGAGGGCGGGTCCGCTTCTTCTTCAATCGGCAATTCCGCAATTGGTTCACGTGAGGGGTCGAGATAAGAACCAACCCAGTTGATCCAGGCGACCGTAGGAAATCCGTAAGGTCGGAACTTATCCAACCGACCCTGATCTTCCTGATAGAAGAACGCACGATGTGTCCCCAGACGGGAAGCAACGGGACTGTCGATAAAGTTACTTGAGTCTGTCGCGTTCATATCGAAGGCGACACGGGTCTCCATTTCACGCAGCAACTGTGAGCTCATCCAGCGGGTGACGTTGCTGTAACTGTCACACCAGATCAACAAGTGGACGCCAACAGCGGGTCCCTCTTTGATGATCTTCTGTAGATGATCGGCCCCTGTGACCACGCTGGAACCACGGGAACTGTTGAATCCAAAATCATCATCCGTTTTTCGCAGTTCGCGGAACCGCCCTAAGTGATAGATGACAATAAAAATCGGAGGCTGTTTGTCTGTCGCATCGGTTTTGTATCGCCAGGCAACATGCTGTGCCGCTTCTTCGAGGAACTCGTCCGACTTTCGGATGCCTCCCAGTTTGACTTGATGCGGAATTGCGGGAAGTATTTCTTCCCAGTGAGTCATTTCGGGCTCTTCATCCAGGTCTCCATCAAGGACATAGAATGTCGCTGCGGGACTGGTCGGATCCTCTGGCGATTTCGGTTCAGGGCTGCTCGACATTCCGAATGGATTGGACGAACTATCTCCAAAGGGTGAACTGGAGCTGACAGGTTTGCGAAACATGTCCGGGACACCAGAGTCATCGCTGGAGGAATCGCTCGAAAGCTCCGCTTCCAGATCTGATAGTGATGGAAGCCCTGGGTCGTCGCTACCCAGTTCGTTGGCTGATTCGTCGGAGGATTCCGCACTGGATGGTCCCCCCGGGAAGGCGGGGAAGCTACCAAAAGAATCTTTTTCGTCGCTGGAAGCGTCGTCCTCTGTAATAGAAGACGTGGTCGCGAATGATTCCGGCGGCCAAGTCGTCGGCAATTGAGCCGACAGGCTAATCAAACCAGTCGCTAGAATTCCCCGCGCGGAATCGGCTTTCGCCCCCACCATCAACAGATGGTTGCCGCTTTGCCGACGGAACTCGCAGAATGCGGGCTCGGTGATGGCGACTGCTTCTCCCAACCACATTTTGTAAAGTCGGGGAAACTTGGTTTCGCGGTGTTTCGGTCGTGACTGGACAATTTCTGTCAGCACTTCGTTGCGTGCGGCATCCGAAGCAATATTACCCTCGAAGACGATGGGGGGCTCGAAATGAAGACCTTCCTGTCGCACTCGGTTTGCAATGATACCCAGGTATTTATCACGCGTAGAGTCTCCCAACCAGGCAATCTGGAATGGATGGTTACCTTCAAGCAGACCGTTCGCATCGTTGTAGATCGCTTCCCCCGGTCGCGTTAACAGTCGGGCGGCAGTATTTTCTTCGCTCAAGATCAGGTGAGCATCGCTCTCGCTACATTGCAGCGCGATACGCACCGCAACCTGTCCCAGCGTACTGCGAGCCAGCGAGTAGGCACCGCCCAATGTTTGAGAACCGAGTAATACATGAATACCAAACGCACGACCTTGACGAACCAGTCGGTCGAGAAGCAAAGTCGCGTTCTGAGCCAGATTATCGTCTTCAACAAAGAACTCCTGGAATTCGTCGACGATTAACATAACACGCGGCATTTTCACATCGGGACGGGCTTTTCGGAAACCGGCGAGATCCTGCACGTTATGATCGCGGAAGAGATCTCCGCGTTCTTTCAGCATTTCATCAAGACGTTCCAAGACGCTCACACCAAATTCGCGGTCGGACTCGATGGCAATGACTTTTGCATGAGGCAACCGATGCG is part of the Polystyrenella longa genome and harbors:
- a CDS encoding DNA gyrase/topoisomerase IV subunit A: MAKKRRSTSSVPQEQNTDNIKYVSLSQETRRRYLNYALSVITSRALPDVRDGLKPVQRRILYVMFADLRLTFDAKTRKSAKITGDTTGGYHPHGDMAVYDAMVRLAQDFTLRYPLINGQGNFGSIMGLPAAAARYTEAKLTLIAEELLNEIRSRTVDMRTNYDGTRNEPVVLPARFPNILVNGTSGIAVGMATNIPPHNLTEVANACQFLITNPEATVAQVMKYIKGPDFPLGGRIVTDRTTIRKAYEEGRGSVKVRGEWRFDKEKKVENPNKIVIYTIPYGIESGNFVNDLGDIVANRKLPQLVDVSDETNDENGLRIVLDIKPGSDIDAVMAYLYKHTNFEQNFSLNLTCLVPDEQGGTIPARLSLVQILKEFLDFRFKTITRRFEYQLEQLEKRIHILNGMVLIFKGLDRALKIIRNSSGKQDAAVKLMAEFPLDEIQTYAILELQLYRISQLEIDNINEELRQKEAEAETIRKILASPKKLWKVVSTELQDLTDKFGDKRRTSIGNVEEIVEYDPQAYIVKENTNVVVTREGWVKRVGRLQKVESTRVREGDTVLNVIPTSTLDQIIFFASDGAAYTITADQIPASSGYGEPLAKHVRLGDGVNIVAAISTDSRFTDEDFEYHGYPVPGPYLFVATERGQVLHIPLTNFRQPSTKAGRRYCRLGKGDRVVFVRLIGEAETVFLASEMARVVHFSLEDVPVLSSAGKGVRGIRLDSKDKLLGAALMARPSDTLKVMNSNDKLVSMGQTKYTVTSRGGKGVRTSMRSTFKELIPPEIELIDWATMEET
- a CDS encoding DNA gyrase/topoisomerase IV subunit B, with protein sequence MATATDNSYQADDIEVLEGLEAVRRRPSMYIGGVDSRGLHHLLWEIVDNSVDEFLAGEANLITVTLHKDACSMTVGDNGRGIPVDTHSKTKKSALELILTTLHAGGKFSNKNYARSGGLHGVGSSVVNALSSELVATVHRDGHEWMQRFKFGKKTTPVKKVRKFRGHGTSIFFRPDESIFKRIHFNSDMIRQHLEDISYIHGGLTIKLFDEPKKETYELSHPDGIRSYLEKLTTETSKKPIHDQRFFAEKEDGDVKTECTFCWTEATDEHIRSYVNGIRTHGGGTHESGFRAGVAKAVKNYMDVHDIKHKGITISNDDIREGIVGVVSLFHGDPMFQGQTKEKLNNPEVSSIVEGLVRSGVENWMNNNSSIADSVIGRIVLAARARMASRQAISEVRRKTASTRKSTLPGKLLDCQASSTEDSELFIVEGDSAGGTAVMGRNSRTQAVLPLRGKILNTESLTLNKIMNNQEVKDLVQTLGTGIGPNFDVHQLRYGRIILLMDADSDGYHISTLLLTFFFRHMLEIIRQGRLFIAQPPLYRIAVGKEVLYAQDDAHKEEIISNIPANRKTEVTRFKGLGEMDAKQLKETTLDPTKRILLRVEIENELEADSTFAQLLGKDASERYRIIMDESSFADDIDV